A window of the Hypomesus transpacificus isolate Combined female chromosome 22, fHypTra1, whole genome shotgun sequence genome harbors these coding sequences:
- the glis3 gene encoding zinc finger protein GLIS3, producing RPSLSPGRCASLSPSSGAAQGLHFLGPGAQTGSSVQLPARSLRRQVLTNGKQPGLLTASQPPRQAPVLQLSPATAAAAVNHTCSGSDSGFKGPPVTSADMQVYGHPAGANLRVTSSPMVVQNQTPYPVAALAHSYSSGAPHYQGLVVPYSEARSLLSRESLASTTLSLAETQSVLSGRQDWTYGYRVLPPLGPGQQGSAQPGEGVEQLSLPSGTAMSGATSNSASLPSYLFGGDAGSPRHSARSKKRALSMSPLSDVMGVDFNSIIRTSPTSLVAYINGSLSSPSSHPGLSPLQPEVYGHFLGVRGSCIPQANALSFPGSVLAVAPQSNPECGRMQRLEQGGALESQMANMVVEKQCLPEEGGTLQPAVRSREEPSSTLLPSVQFQLQFNTIIRSESPPQCPPPPYHSHQHLHRPHSFLHRQIQPQAQPRGVAPQASAPHPGHGPSFQPLVPMLEEEEGELEEYGGAHYCRWMDCSVFCDLKEELVRHIEKIHVDQRKGEDFTCLWAGCPRRFKPFNARYKLLIHMRVHSGEKPNKCTFDGCQKAFSRLENLKIHLRSHTGEKPYPCQHPGCHKAFSNSSDRAKHQRTHLDTKPYVCQIPGCVKRYTDPSSLRKHVKSHSSKERHLRKKVIAIDTEI from the exons cgcccctctctctcccctggacGCTGTGCCAGCTTGAGCCCCTCGTCTGGGGCGGCCCAGGGGCTCCACTTCCTGGGGCCCGGGGCCCAGACAGGAAGCTCTGTCCAGCTTCCTGCTCGGAGCCTCCGAAGGCAGGTGTTGACCAATGGGAAGCAGCCTGGCTTGCTGACCGCTTCCCAGCCCCCTCGTCAGGCACCTGTCCTTCAGTTGTCCCCGGCAACGGCGGCAGCTGCTGTCAATCATACGTGTTCTGGGAGTGACAGTGGTTTTAAAG gtcctccagTCACCAGTGCTGATATGCAGGTGTATGGCCATCCGGCTGGGGCCAACCTCAGGGTGACTAGTAGCCCCATGGTCGTCCAGAACCAGACCCCCTACCCAGTTGCAGCCCTGGCTCACAGTTACAGCTCCGGGGCCCCACACTACCAGGGCCTGGTGGTGCCCTACAGCGAGGCCAG gtctcTGCTGTCCCGTGAGTCCCTGGCCTCCACCACCCTCAGCCTGGCTGAGACCCAGTCCGTGCTGAGTGGCCGACAGGACTGGACCTACGGCTACCGGGTCCTGCCCCCCCTGGGGCCCGGCCAGCAGGGGTCGGCCCAGCCCGGCGAGGGGGTGGAGCAGCTGAGCCTCCCCTCCGGCACTGCCATGTCAGGGGCCACCAGCAACTccgcctccctgccctcctaccTGTTTGGGGGCGACGCCGGCAGTCCCCGCCACTCGGCTCGCTCCAAAAAGAGAGCCCTCTCCATGTCGCCCCTCTCCGACGTGATGGGCGTCGACTTCAACTCCATCATCCGCACCTCGCCCACCTCGCTGGTGGCCTACATCAACGGCTCTCTGAGCTcgccctcctcccaccctggcctCTCGCCCCTCCAGCCGGAGGTCTACGGACACTTCCTGGGCGTGAGAGGAAGCTGCATCCCTCAGGCCAACGCCCTGAGCTTCCCAGGCTCGGTGCTGGCCGTCGCCCCACAGAGCAACCCCGAGTGCGGCCGCATGCAGAggctggagcagggtggagctCTGGAGAGCCAGATGGCGAACATGGTGGTGGAGAAACAGTGCCTcccggaggagggagggacgctACAGCCGGCcgtgaggagcagagaggagccctCCAGCACCCTGCTGCCGTCCGTACAGTTCCAGCTGCagttcaacaccatcatccggTCAGAAAGCCCTCCCCAGTGTCCACCGCCCCCCTACCACTCCCACCAGCACCTCCACAGGCCTCACAGCTTCCTCCACAGGCAGATCCAGCCTCAGGCCCAGCCTCGAGGTGTCGCTCCCCAGGCTTCCGCACCTCACCCTGGGCACGGACCCAGCTTCCAGCCCCTGGTCCccatgctggaggaggaggagggggagctggaggagtaCGGTGGGGCGCACTACTGCAGGTGGATGGACTGCAGTGTCTTCTGTGACCTGAAGGAGGAGCTGGTCAGGCACATCGAGAAGATCCACGTGGAccaaaggaagggagaggactTCACCTGTCTGTGGGCGGGATGTCCTCGAAGGTTCAAGCCCTTCAACGCTCGCTACAAGCTGCTCATCCACATGAGGGTCCACTCCGGAGAGAAACCCAACAAGTGCACG TTCGATGGCTGTCAGAAGGCTTTCTCTCGTCTGGAAAACCTGAAGATCCACCTGCGTAGTCACACCGGAGAGAAGCCGTATCCCTGCCAGCATCCCGGCTGCCACAAAGCCTTCAGCAACTCCAGCGACAGAGCCAAACACCAgcgcacacacctggacact AAGCCGTATGTTTGTCAGATCCCAGGATGTGTGAAGAGATACACAGACCCGAGCTCTCTGAGAAAACACGTCAAGTCCCACTCCTCCAAAGAGAGACACCTGAGGAAGAAG GTTATCGCCATAGATACAGAAATATGA